Proteins encoded by one window of Kribbella italica:
- a CDS encoding UvrD-helicase domain-containing protein has translation MAELLDAEAREQIRNDTETTLFVEAGAGSGKTHALVDRVTTLVLRDGVPLSTIAAVTFTEKAGAELRDRLRVEFEKARKGPDRARADEALDDLDSASIGTLHSFAQQILLAHPIEAGLPPLIDVLDEVGSSVAFEERWSELQQQLLDDDTIAEPLLLAMAVGVELKHLRSLARLFGNDWDLIGERVLVDPPELVAMPDLTGLIAAAAQIGAAATDCRADDDRLLPKLHRIRDLGLMLAAATDAETQLAILQNLRTLKIGKIGRKENWPDITRNRADCTEVVEVAGSLVELLLDSCLRHLSHWIAERVLESAEHRRSEGRLEFHDLLVLARNLLRREPQVRSALQTRYQRLLLDEFQDTDPIQIELAVRIAAGASATAEDWREIDIPNGSLFVVGDPKQSIYRFRRANIATYLTAQSLLGETVTLTTNFRTLTPVLTWINTVFTTLITPAPDAQPTYHPLTPHRPSPPEASSATTPPPLDPAPTSPDSPAPTQAPTTPSQPAPTPIHPSSLPPAEATSTPANPTGRIPTTPTTGDQLSLFTDPDETPTPADDPDDHPLATVTSIRRHLTVVPPTDDTATPFTAATAIPGWSPKDNPHTSTTNNNSPGGPAVTILGATPHDDLPRAQASVLREREAADVATTITQALHEKWTVYDEKTTTWRPAGAGDIAVLVPARTSLPFLEDALDRADIPYRAEASSLVYQTAEVRDLLACARALGDPSDQLALVTALRSPLFGCGDDDLFTWKRADGSFTLTAPIADNLLTHPVGEAMEWLRKTYYASRWLTPSEVLAKIVADRRILEVAATGPRARDIWRRIRFVVDQARAWSEVEHGGLRSYLAWAAHQGEETSRVAEAVLPETDADAVRVMTIHAAKGLEFPIVILSGMTASPNRQRGVQVLWPQAGGYAVKLKSSVQTEDFDLVQPVDEQMDDYERRRLLYVAATRARDHLVVSLHRSNTRRHSSNAELLTSANALEVPNLHHLTPAEPAVSSATADSPTSANSTSSPTTTKASPPLNRAEWESRIAESRATSRRRSSRSPSGLEGTGPDVALHEADPGTAKAARDIDLPPWSKGRYGTAIGRAVHGVLQVIDLTTAAGLDAAVQSQCLAEGVVEYADVVKALVHSALASEIVQRAATRDHWRESFVGIPQPDGTVLEGFIDLLYREDDGTLMIVDYKTDAIPAAALDARIAHYTPQLRAYTTMLPTKAKATLLFLSPTKAHPHQL, from the coding sequence ATGGCTGAACTGCTCGACGCGGAGGCCCGCGAACAGATCCGCAACGACACCGAGACCACGCTGTTCGTCGAAGCCGGTGCCGGCTCGGGCAAGACCCACGCTCTGGTCGACCGGGTGACGACCCTGGTTCTCCGTGACGGCGTACCCCTGAGCACGATCGCCGCGGTCACCTTCACCGAGAAGGCCGGGGCCGAGCTCCGCGACCGCCTCCGCGTCGAGTTCGAGAAGGCTCGCAAGGGCCCCGACCGCGCCCGCGCCGACGAAGCCCTCGACGACCTCGACTCCGCCTCGATCGGCACCCTGCACTCGTTTGCCCAGCAGATCCTCCTCGCCCACCCGATCGAGGCCGGCCTGCCACCGCTGATCGACGTCCTCGACGAAGTCGGCTCCTCCGTCGCCTTCGAAGAACGCTGGTCCGAGCTCCAGCAGCAACTCCTCGACGACGACACCATCGCCGAGCCTCTCCTGCTCGCGATGGCCGTCGGGGTCGAACTCAAACACCTCCGCTCCCTGGCCCGCCTGTTCGGCAACGACTGGGACCTGATCGGCGAACGCGTCCTGGTCGACCCGCCCGAGCTGGTCGCCATGCCCGACCTCACCGGCCTGATCGCCGCCGCGGCCCAGATCGGCGCCGCCGCCACCGACTGCCGAGCCGACGACGACCGCCTGCTCCCCAAGCTCCACCGGATCCGCGACCTCGGCCTGATGCTCGCCGCCGCGACCGACGCCGAGACCCAGCTCGCGATCCTGCAGAACCTCCGCACCCTCAAGATCGGCAAGATCGGCCGCAAGGAGAACTGGCCCGACATCACCCGCAACCGCGCCGACTGCACCGAAGTCGTCGAGGTCGCCGGCTCCTTGGTCGAGCTGCTCCTAGATTCTTGCCTAAGGCACCTTTCCCACTGGATCGCCGAACGGGTCCTCGAGTCCGCCGAACACCGCCGCTCCGAAGGCCGCCTGGAGTTCCACGACCTCCTGGTCCTGGCCCGCAACCTCCTCCGCCGCGAACCCCAGGTCCGCTCAGCCCTCCAAACCCGCTACCAACGCCTACTCCTGGACGAGTTCCAAGACACCGACCCCATCCAGATCGAGCTCGCCGTCCGCATCGCCGCCGGCGCCTCAGCCACCGCCGAAGACTGGCGCGAGATCGACATCCCCAACGGCTCGCTCTTCGTCGTAGGCGACCCCAAGCAATCCATCTACCGCTTCCGCCGAGCCAACATCGCCACCTACCTCACCGCCCAGTCCCTCCTCGGCGAAACCGTCACCCTCACCACCAACTTCCGCACCCTCACCCCCGTCCTCACCTGGATCAACACCGTCTTCACCACCCTCATCACCCCCGCCCCAGACGCCCAACCCACCTACCACCCCCTAACCCCGCACCGCCCCTCCCCACCCGAAGCCTCATCCGCAACCACGCCCCCACCCCTCGATCCTGCACCTACCTCCCCCGACAGCCCCGCCCCCACGCAAGCACCGACCACCCCCAGCCAGCCCGCCCCCACACCCATTCACCCCTCTTCTCTTCCTCCGGCCGAAGCGACCTCAACCCCCGCCAACCCCACCGGCCGCATCCCTACGACCCCAACCACAGGCGACCAGCTCTCCCTCTTCACCGACCCCGACGAAACCCCCACCCCAGCAGACGATCCAGACGACCACCCCCTGGCCACCGTCACCTCCATCCGCCGCCACCTCACCGTCGTCCCACCCACCGACGACACCGCAACCCCCTTCACCGCCGCCACGGCAATCCCCGGCTGGTCCCCCAAAGACAACCCACACACATCAACCACGAACAACAACTCACCAGGCGGCCCCGCCGTCACCATCCTCGGCGCCACCCCGCACGACGACCTCCCCCGCGCCCAAGCCTCCGTCCTCCGCGAACGCGAAGCCGCCGACGTAGCCACCACCATCACCCAAGCCCTGCACGAAAAATGGACGGTGTACGACGAGAAGACAACGACCTGGCGCCCAGCCGGCGCCGGCGACATCGCCGTCCTCGTCCCCGCCCGCACCTCCCTCCCCTTCCTCGAAGACGCCCTCGACCGCGCCGACATCCCGTACCGCGCCGAAGCCAGCTCCCTCGTCTACCAAACCGCCGAAGTCCGCGACCTCCTGGCCTGCGCCCGAGCCCTAGGCGACCCCAGCGACCAGCTCGCCTTGGTGACAGCCCTCCGCTCCCCACTCTTCGGCTGCGGCGACGACGACCTCTTCACCTGGAAGCGCGCCGATGGCTCCTTCACCCTCACCGCCCCCATCGCCGACAACCTGCTCACCCACCCGGTCGGCGAGGCCATGGAGTGGCTCCGCAAGACTTACTACGCGTCCCGCTGGCTCACCCCCAGCGAGGTCCTCGCAAAGATCGTCGCCGACCGCCGCATCCTCGAAGTCGCCGCCACGGGCCCAAGAGCCCGCGACATCTGGCGCCGCATTCGTTTCGTCGTCGACCAGGCAAGAGCATGGTCCGAGGTCGAACACGGCGGCCTCCGCTCCTACCTCGCCTGGGCCGCCCACCAAGGCGAAGAGACCTCTCGCGTCGCCGAAGCAGTCCTCCCCGAGACCGACGCCGACGCCGTCCGCGTGATGACGATCCACGCCGCGAAGGGCCTCGAGTTCCCGATCGTCATCCTCAGCGGCATGACCGCCTCGCCCAACCGCCAACGAGGCGTCCAGGTCCTCTGGCCCCAAGCCGGCGGCTACGCGGTCAAGCTCAAGTCCTCAGTCCAAACCGAAGACTTCGACCTGGTCCAACCCGTCGACGAGCAGATGGACGACTACGAACGCCGCCGTCTCCTGTACGTCGCCGCCACCCGAGCCCGCGACCACCTCGTCGTCTCCCTCCACCGATCCAACACCCGCCGCCACTCCAGCAACGCCGAGCTCCTCACCTCAGCCAACGCCCTGGAGGTCCCCAACCTCCACCACCTCACCCCAGCCGAGCCAGCGGTCTCCTCCGCCACCGCCGACTCCCCCACCTCAGCCAACAGCACCTCCTCCCCCACAACCACCAAGGCATCCCCACCCCTCAACCGAGCCGAGTGGGAATCCCGCATCGCCGAATCCCGCGCCACTAGCCGCCGCCGTTCCAGCCGAAGCCCTTCCGGCCTCGAAGGCACCGGCCCCGACGTAGCCCTGCACGAAGCAGACCCAGGTACGGCGAAAGCCGCGCGCGACATCGACCTCCCACCCTGGTCCAAAGGCCGCTACGGCACCGCCATCGGCCGAGCCGTCCACGGTGTCCTGCAGGTCATCGACCTCACCACCGCGGCCGGCCTGGACGCAGCCGTCCAATCCCAATGCCTGGCCGAAGGCGTCGTCGAGTACGCCGACGTCGTCAAAGCCCTCGTCCACTCAGCCCTCGCTTCAGAGATCGTCCAACGAGCCGCCACCCGCGACCACTGGCGCGAGTCCTTCGTCGGCATCCCCCAGCCGGATGGCACCGTCCTCGAAGGCTTCATCGACCTCCTGTACCGCGAGGACGACGGCACCCTGATGATCGTCGACTACAAAACCGACGCCATCCCCGCCGCGGCCCTGGACGCTCGAATTGCCCACTACACCCCACAACTCCGCGCCTACACCACCATGCTCCCCACGAAGGCGAAAGCCACCCTCCTCTTCCTCTCCCCCACCAAAGCCCACCCCCACCAGCTCTAA
- a CDS encoding LysE family transporter, which yields MITALVAGLIAGYGIAIPVGAIGTYLVALTARTTLKVGAAAALGVATADGLYALIATLGGSAIAPALAPITTPLKWISVAVLLALAARGATLAITHHRRLQSTQPIPPPPTPASAYFTLLGMTLLNPTTILYFTALVLGTHDTTTPTHNKPSSSPRPSSHRPPGNSSSPPAAPSWAASSPPPKLAS from the coding sequence GTGATCACCGCGCTCGTCGCGGGCCTGATCGCCGGCTACGGCATCGCCATCCCCGTAGGTGCCATCGGCACCTACCTCGTAGCCCTCACCGCCCGCACGACCCTCAAGGTCGGCGCCGCAGCCGCCCTCGGCGTAGCCACCGCCGACGGCCTCTACGCCCTCATCGCCACCCTCGGCGGCTCAGCCATAGCTCCCGCCCTGGCCCCCATCACCACGCCCCTCAAGTGGATCTCGGTAGCTGTCCTCCTGGCCCTAGCCGCCCGAGGCGCGACCCTAGCCATCACCCACCATCGCCGACTCCAATCCACCCAACCAATCCCGCCCCCACCCACTCCCGCCAGCGCCTACTTCACCCTCCTAGGCATGACCCTCCTCAACCCCACCACCATTCTCTACTTCACAGCCCTCGTCCTAGGCACCCACGACACCACAACCCCCACACACAACAAACCATCTTCATCACCGCGGCCTTCATCGCATCGTCCTCCTGGCAACTCCTCCTCTCCACCAGCGGCGCCCTCCTGGGCCGCCTCCTCACCACCCCCAAAGCTCGCCTCCTGA
- a CDS encoding serine hydrolase domain-containing protein, translating to MAPQRPLLPRSTPAGMGMSPQAITTLLDKLEEQGVEGHSLMVVRRGHVIAEGWWAPYTADRPHLLYSLTKSFTSIAVGLAIADGLLSLDDRVVDVLPDHVPTAIPEQGRRLTVHHLLTMTVGHPTDSLTEAWELEPNDLTKGFLRVPFSTTEGTKHVYDNATTYVLARMVERVTSQGLPEFLDERLFNPIGIDHAEWDRVASGAAFGFHGLHLTTEAIAAFGELLLRKGRWGDRQLIPGEWVERATSRHIETLPLPNWKPNPDFQNGYGYQFWISRHGYHGHGSFGQSCLVVPSHDLVIAFTGAVDPTDALPALFWDHLLPHLDAAADAPTAAHQHTLTNQLQHLSLKPVPGTATPTHQPQPSPTKATIDASPEDSALPHETPVLLAPTDSGWLLHLGPTLTLKVGHNEWQESSPLGRPVVAAGAWQANTFTADLYVITTPHRVRLTIDATTGTATARWNVVPLTTPNLPLHLQAPLMTRPDVA from the coding sequence ATGGCCCCTCAACGTCCGCTCCTCCCGCGCTCGACCCCAGCCGGCATGGGCATGTCGCCCCAAGCGATCACCACCCTGCTGGACAAGCTCGAAGAGCAAGGCGTCGAAGGCCACTCGCTCATGGTGGTACGCCGAGGTCACGTCATCGCCGAAGGCTGGTGGGCGCCGTACACAGCCGACCGCCCGCATCTCCTCTACTCGCTGACCAAGTCGTTCACCTCGATCGCAGTCGGCCTCGCGATCGCCGACGGACTGCTCTCCCTGGACGACCGAGTGGTTGACGTACTCCCCGACCACGTCCCGACCGCCATCCCAGAACAGGGCCGCCGCCTCACCGTCCACCACCTGCTCACCATGACGGTCGGGCACCCCACGGACAGCCTCACCGAAGCCTGGGAACTCGAACCGAACGACCTGACCAAGGGCTTCCTCCGCGTACCCTTCTCCACCACCGAGGGCACCAAGCACGTCTACGACAACGCGACGACGTACGTCCTGGCCCGCATGGTCGAACGAGTCACCAGCCAAGGCCTCCCCGAGTTCCTTGATGAGCGCCTCTTCAATCCGATTGGCATCGACCACGCCGAGTGGGACCGAGTAGCCAGCGGCGCCGCCTTCGGCTTCCACGGCCTGCATCTCACCACCGAGGCCATCGCCGCCTTCGGCGAACTCCTCCTCCGCAAAGGCCGCTGGGGCGACCGCCAACTGATCCCGGGCGAATGGGTCGAGCGAGCAACCAGCCGCCACATCGAAACCCTCCCCCTCCCGAACTGGAAACCGAACCCAGACTTTCAGAACGGCTACGGCTACCAGTTCTGGATCAGCCGCCACGGCTACCACGGCCACGGCTCCTTCGGCCAGTCCTGCCTGGTCGTCCCCTCCCACGACCTGGTGATCGCCTTCACCGGCGCAGTAGACCCCACAGACGCCCTACCCGCCCTCTTCTGGGACCACCTCCTCCCCCACCTGGACGCCGCGGCCGACGCCCCAACCGCAGCCCACCAACACACCCTCACCAACCAGCTTCAACACCTGTCCCTCAAACCAGTCCCAGGCACAGCCACCCCAACCCACCAGCCCCAACCCAGCCCCACCAAGGCCACCATCGACGCCTCCCCCGAGGACTCAGCCCTCCCCCACGAAACCCCAGTGCTCCTAGCCCCCACCGACAGCGGATGGCTCCTGCACCTAGGCCCCACCCTGACCCTCAAGGTCGGTCACAACGAATGGCAAGAGTCCTCACCTCTAGGCCGCCCCGTCGTGGCCGCCGGCGCCTGGCAAGCCAACACCTTCACCGCCGACCTCTACGTCATCACCACACCCCACCGAGTCCGCCTGACCATCGACGCCACCACAGGCACAGCTACAGCACGATGGAACGTCGTCCCCCTGACAACCCCCAACCTGCCCCTGCACCTCCAAGCACCCCTGATGACCCGCCCCGACGTCGCCTAA
- a CDS encoding IS3 family transposase (programmed frameshift) has translation MPRPKKNFTPEYREEAVKSVIETSRPVAQVARELGINPGTLSNWVSAYKRDHAGEEPALSVNERARLRELERETRELRMENEFLKKAAGILRQGSSLSDKFEFIDAEYADSLTGKNEDAPSIVKMCRWLGVKRSSFNDWRSRPASATVKRQGELKLIIAKSFEESDETYGYRRVHADLIAWGVGCGLELVRKLMRELGLEPCQPRPWRHSLTEQDGQAGPIPDLVARDFTADGPGVKMVGDITYVSTWEGWLYLATVIDCHTKAVIGWAMGDNYKTPLIEAAIEMAARNQELSDGAIFHSDRGSNYTSAQFAETLKNNNIRQSVGRTGICYDNAMAESFFGALKNERTHRTEYPTREQARRDIARYIELRYNTKRRHSGLGYKTPQQVHEDYLELQSAA, from the exons ATCAACCCGGGAACCCTCAGTAACTGGGTGAGCGCCTATAAGCGTGACCATGCCGGCGAGGAACCGGCACTCAGTGTGAATGAGCGTGCCAGGCTCCGCGAGTTGGAGCGGGAGACGCGGGAACTCCGGATGGAGAACGAGTTCCTGAAAAAAGCCGCAG GCATACTTCGCCAAGGATCATCGTTGAGCGACAAGTTCGAGTTCATCGACGCGGAATATGCAGACAGTCTGACCGGGAAGAACGAAGACGCGCCGTCGATTGTGAAGATGTGCCGATGGCTCGGGGTGAAGCGATCCAGTTTCAACGATTGGCGCAGCCGGCCGGCGTCGGCGACCGTGAAGCGCCAAGGCGAACTCAAGTTGATCATCGCCAAGTCATTCGAGGAGTCCGACGAGACCTACGGATACCGGCGCGTGCATGCTGACCTGATCGCGTGGGGCGTCGGCTGCGGGCTGGAGTTGGTGCGCAAACTCATGCGGGAACTGGGCCTGGAGCCGTGCCAGCCGCGGCCGTGGCGGCACAGCCTGACTGAGCAGGACGGCCAGGCCGGCCCGATCCCTGACCTGGTCGCGCGAGACTTCACCGCCGACGGGCCCGGCGTCAAGATGGTCGGTGACATCACCTATGTATCGACTTGGGAAGGCTGGTTGTATCTGGCGACTGTGATCGATTGCCACACCAAAGCCGTGATCGGGTGGGCGATGGGCGACAACTACAAGACCCCACTCATCGAAGCAGCCATCGAAATGGCTGCCCGGAATCAGGAGCTCTCCGACGGCGCGATCTTCCACTCCGACCGGGGAAGTAATTACACATCCGCCCAGTTCGCCGAGACATTGAAGAATAACAACATTCGTCAATCAGTCGGCCGGACTGGCATCTGCTACGACAATGCGATGGCGGAATCGTTCTTCGGAGCACTGAAGAACGAACGCACCCACCGCACCGAATACCCGACCCGGGAACAAGCACGCCGCGATATTGCCCGATACATCGAATTACGCTACAATACCAAACGTCGCCACTCGGGGCTCGGCTACAAGACCCCGCAGCAAGTCCACGAAGATTACCTCGAATTACAGTCTGCAGCGTGA